GCACTGCGTTGGCGGCGAAAGAAGCGATCGACGACGCGACCAGCAGCAGCGTTCCGTAGCCCGCGCCGCCAAGCCGTTGCTCGCCGATCAGCGGGTAGCAGACGAACGCCATCCCGATCCCCGCGAACGACAGCGTGGAGGTCGCCGTCGACTGGCGCAGCGCCGGATTGCGGAGGAGGACCGTGGCTGCGTCGCGCATTCGCGGCCGTTCGGTGCGTTCTTGCTCCGGAAGTCGCCACGCGAACGGCACCGCCACCAGTACGAGTCCGGCGGCGGCGACCATCGCCGTTTCGGCACCGGCGCCCGTCGCCAGTGCTCCGGCCAGCCCAGGCCCGGCAAGGGCGGCCACCGTGAACGTCATCGCGTCGAGCGTGCTGGCCCGCGCTAGCTGTCCGGTCACCGAGGGCACCTGCGCGGTCCATCCGCCCGCGATCGCTGGCCCGAACAGCCCGGTCGCGATCACCACTGCTACCACCAGCGCAAATGGTGCCGTCTTGGCCAGTGCGGTCACCATCGCCAGCCCCGTCGCGTACCCGGCGAGCGCGATCGCGAGCACCCGGCCCGGCCTGCGGGACCGGTCCAGCACCGCGCCCAGCCACGGTCCGCCGACCGCCGCCGCGGCGGTGAGCCCAGCGAGCAACGTCGACCCCGCGACCGCCCCCGCCGCAGTGATGCCGAGCAGCAGCAACGCGGGCCCGGACGCCTCGTCGCCGATGCGTGCCGCGGTCGCCCCGGTGAGATAGGCCGCCAGCCTGTAACGGCTTGTCATCATCTAGATGTTACAGTGGGCTATGCCTGGAACGCAGCCGGATTTCGCGGGCCGCTCCGCTCGGGACGCGGTCCGGCGCGCCGTCGCGCTCCTGGACGTGCTGCTGGCTGAGGCACCGGCTGCGGGTTCGGTAGCCGCGGTCCTGGTCGAACACGGCGAACCGGAGCCCCGGCTTTC
This sequence is a window from Amycolatopsis benzoatilytica AK 16/65. Protein-coding genes within it:
- a CDS encoding MFS transporter, with protein sequence MTSRYRLAAYLTGATAARIGDEASGPALLLLGITAAGAVAGSTLLAGLTAAAAVGGPWLGAVLDRSRRPGRVLAIALAGYATGLAMVTALAKTAPFALVVAVVIATGLFGPAIAGGWTAQVPSVTGQLARASTLDAMTFTVAALAGPGLAGALATGAGAETAMVAAAGLVLVAVPFAWRLPEQERTERPRMRDAATVLLRNPALRQSTATSTLSFAGIGMAFVCYPLIGEQRLGGAGYGTLLLVASSIASFAANAVLAKRTWSPDLVIRLSTVVLALGFAGTAVAPNAVLLVTAAAITGIGDGPQLAALFAVRHREAPPAVRAQVFTTAASVKIAGMALGTALAGPLAGHSPAAGLAAAAGIQLLAAVAHPWWSVRKPSPERAA